Genomic segment of Synchiropus splendidus isolate RoL2022-P1 chromosome 4, RoL_Sspl_1.0, whole genome shotgun sequence:
GTTAATCTCATGCTGTTTAGACATATCCTTTAAATGTTTATTAGTCGGACGCCACTTTATTAGGACTATTTGCCTGATTGcacaaaatatatacagtaaataatgtttaatattttaatttctgttctgttctttaTAGATTGGCTACTTTGTTTAAGAGTAATGTTATGAGTAACACTGCCAGAAAGTGAAAAACGGTTGACTTTGTTGGAGATCTCTGTCACACATGAATGATTCAGCAGTGACCAATGTAAGCTGAAGACTAAAATAGCAGTCATAGAGGGTGAAATCGCAGCCAAGCAGCTTCACACAatcaacacaaaacaacacaatctcccaatgacaaagtaTCCTTCAAACATATATGGATCCAAAAGCCAATCTGGCACAAATGCCGAAATAAGTTCATATCTGTCAATGTCAAAGAATCCTACATACGAATTcctggatcactcccaaaatgcaATAATTTGTTCCTTatcccatttcacacatttccattcaagtttttttttaaccgaacaaacaaaccaaagccaTTGAGCCATTGCCTCTTGGGGGGACGTAAAAAAACCGAAAATAGACGGTACACTTATTTTCTTTCTGCAGGTACACCAAGGGTGTGGACATGTGGAGCCTCGGCTGCATCCTGGGAGAGATGTTGCTTGGCAAGGCGCTGTTTCCAGGAACATCAACAATTAACCAAATAGAACGGATCATGGGAGTCATTCCTCACCCCAGCCCTGAAGGTAAAAACATAATTTGTACTGTGCTCATGCTCTTCCTTCAAAGTGAAACACCCATGTGATTTAAAACTCTTCAGATGTCCATGCCATCCAGTCAGAGTATGGATCATCTATCATCCAGAGAATGATGCTCAAGTGAGAACATCCcaactgtatttatttaaaaataaataatgaaatactcACCTATCCCTCCAAAGGCCACAGAGATCATTGGAGTGTCTCATTCAGCCGTCAGCGCCTTCTGATGCTCTGGACCTTCTAAAAGGATTGTTGGTTTTCAATCCTGACAAGCGACTGACAGCTGAGCAAGCTCTTCAGCATCCATATGTAGCCAAGTACAGCCAATGAGACAAATTacttcttttcttgttttgtcttAGGGATGAATATATCtgattgttgtttttaaatcctTCAGATTCCACAACACAGCCAAGGAGCCTGCGCTCTCTTATGATGTGGTGCTGCCGCTCGAAGATGATGCCCACTTATCTGCTGTTCAGTACCGCAACAAACTTTATGAGGTACTGTACAGAATTTTACATACTGTAGTTTCTGGACTATAGTACAAGGCTTCTCTGTGCACGTTGTGGCCACTGTTTCTAATAATCCTTGCCCCTTTAGTCATTGCCCCTTTGCCTGCATTTTTtcttactatatatatatatatatatatatatatatatatatatatatatattttttttttttttttttttttcccagttatTTTTTCAGTTATTCCATCAATCACTTATatatattcaattttttttaggTCTTATTATTTTGGAGCTTTTAATTGATGTGGCATGTGTGTTACTTACAGATGATGCTGGAGAGGCGAACAAACATGGGGATGCTGAATGTAATTCAACCTATAAGTGGATTTGGAACTACTAAAAGAGAACaaggcaaagaaaaaacagagagTGGCAATGTGAATGGGATCAGTCATCTAAATGGTAACCAAGATGAAAAGATTCAGGATGAAGAAAAACTCAACATGGAATCAAACAGAGACTTTGCTAGAAGTCATCGACTCGCTGAGGATAACAGCCAGATGTCAAAGGTTACCTACAACCCAATTACTCATGTCCCAAGTAGGTTTAATCTCACTTAATGTGGGttactattttcttttttaatgattaCACTTCATATCTTGTCACACTCTaactattttaatattttaggtTTTTAGCCACATGAAAACTTTAAGTCTGTATGACATTAGTATACTGCTTGTACAGAAATAATGCCATTTACAGGCTCTACTTTGGgctcaaacaaaatgtttattctggttacacttttcttttctgcaGATGATTTTGTTCAGAAGCCCCCAGTAGTTTCTCTGCACCATGAGCCAAGCAGAGAACTTGAAAGAGGGTTGACAAGATCACCAGCAGAGGCCGCCACAACTCATTCTGTACGCCGTATTAACTACGAGCTATTAAcatcttattttctttcttttaacatCGTGTTCCTCAATAACTGGTGATGTTTGGGGTTAACATAGGGAATTTTTTCTCTGTGCTCTCTTGCAGTCCATTGACCAGATCCTCCAGCATGGTAGATCGGTCCCAACAGCCCATAAATGCTCCTTCTCCTTGGTACTAACCCACACACAGAACAACATGTTGGTTCGCAGGAAGGAATCTTCTCTGTCTGCAGGACTAAATGTTAAGGCTATTAACCCGGTTAGTGTAATTTCATCAACATTAAGTAACTGGTGATTCAAGGCATCTGTTATGTGCCTTCTAAGAGcttgtgtttcttcttttcacttTCAACCCTGATTCTTTCTCcaccttcttttcctttttactTCAGCCTGAAAAATTTATCTATGTGACcaaatgatttgaaattgttaaAGCAAATTTATTCAGGATTGTGAATGCCTATCTGCTCTTTATGAAACGATGCTTTCGGTCCAATGAACATTCCACTAAGTTAAGCTATTACAAGGCAATTCTAATTGTGAAATGTTGTAAATCCTTTCCATCCCGTGATGTCTGTCTAAACGAACTTGGCATTTACCTACATTTAATTATAGTCCCATGACAGTGACACATATATTTTACTTCATGGAAGTTTGATTTTGACACACATTCCCATCAGAACGTAGAATGTAAAATATAGTTATTTTTGCAGCGTTTGATGTCTTGAATTCCCATACTCATTACAGAAGCAGCGGCCCAAAAGTCATGAGGCTCATCCACCGCTCCGTTTCAGCAAGAAGGTGTTTCAGACCAACTGTAATGTGGCTGCTTCAGGGGACCCACGAGCCAAACTTGGAAGCTACTCCCAGGCCTATGGAACCATCAAGAAGACAGCACTGGACAATCTGCTGCCAAGTCGGCCTTATCAGTAAATACCTGGCATAGATTCAATACCGTTACGCATCATTCTCCTGTATACCATTGACATTTCTGTAATAAATCCACAAATAGAAAATACAGtataaacatcaacaaaacaaacctgACAATATTTTGAATTTACGATGTATTTCAGGAATTGGCAATATTAAGGTTTTTATTCGTGTTTGGTTGgccaaaaaaatattgtttcatttaaagCACACACATTGTACATGATGTTCAGAACTGTTGTATCACTGTTGGGTTGCCAATTAGATTATAAATGAACAAGAACGTTTTAACTTTCATCAACACCATCAGCTTTAAGCTGGTTCCTTACTTGACAAATGACAAATCTCCCCAATTTTAGTGtctgttttcattgttgtgAGTGATATTTGAAGTTTGAGAGGTCAGGATTGTGTTGCAATAGGACTCCGTAGTTGCTTTGTCATCACCAACCGTAAATAACCGTACCTCCTTGTTAATGTGACTATCACATGAACTGAGGGAACTGTGAGATATGTAAATTGTAAAATGGATTTAATGTGCCTTTTTGCTCATGACGAATCAGGTCACGCAGAACTGTCTGCATCAGGCTTGGACGTTGTGCAGCCCATGTGATTTTAAGACTAAGGCGAggaagtttatttttattttgttgcacaAGTTCATAAACTGTACTTTAAGTcaacttgatttaaaaaaaaaaagtatgcaaTAATCCACTCATCGTGGTTCATATTTGTGTCTTCAATATTTTGCAATTATGTATCATATTTCAATTGATAGTGGGAttcaatatttaatgttttgtattttttctcttGCTAAATagcataatatatatatataaaaaatgcaCTGATCATTTCCAATTTACTGGAACATTCTTTGCTTTTCGGGAGTGGAAATTCTTCTACCCCCTTGAGTCGACCTTGGATATGCCGGGAATAAAAAGTTGATCTTTTGGAGTCCTTTGTATTTTGGAATAAAAAGACAACATAAACACGCCATTGCAAAGTGAACACATGTCTATATTTTTTCTAACTTTAAAAGCGACATCATTTTTGCAACACGCTGTTAATTACTGCGTCACAACAGAGAACCACGGTGTCGTACTGAGAAACGACCAGAGAGTTCCACGGCCCACGTGACGTCGTCGTGCGATGACGTCAGCCGCTTTCGACCTAGTTGATGAGTTGGAGGCGctgtggtgactgagagacgcACTTCACAAAACAAGCGCCGTTAATCTCCGTCTCGACGTGTGGACATCAAAATAGGTACGTGTGATGGTTTATTTGCGTGTTTCTTCTGCGGTTAATTATTAATCTGTTGAAACGAACGCCTAGTACCGACGATTAGCATCAGTCGTCACTCCCACGACTATTACTTAGCATTTTGGCCACAACAGAATCGCCTGCTAACTGCAATGGTGTTGGGGCGACATGTAAACCATCCGGGACACTTGCGTTTTCCGTTATAAAGATGGGCGGTTCAGCGTGCAAATAACGGAATCATCATAGTCGATCGATATCAAAATGACAACGTGGTTTTATACGTCTAATACTTCGATATAAATAACCAGTCAGTGTGAATCATCTGCGAGCGCCACAGTGTTCTGGATGGAGCTTCGGTTGCTGCAGGTGCTTCGTCGAGGGGGGTTTATTATGgttctgctttttgttttgggcTAGTCATCTTAAGCCGGGTCTTGATTTGCTTGTGGAGCATTATGATTTTAAGACACATTGTAAATAGGGCAGCACTGCGTTTCATGAATGTGTTATTGCATGAGCTCTTCAACTGTTGCTTATAGTGAAAGCAGAAATGGGCAGAAGGAAGGTAATATTTTGACCATCTGCGTGTCTGTGTTGCTACCGAAACTGATGCACTGGTGAGGCCTATTCTAAAATGCCTCAAATGTTTGGTTTTAGGTCGTGACTAGATGCATTTCATTGAAACCAAACAGCTTTGATGCCtcaatgatgtcatcaagaacaaaacaaaatacttttttttcctgcactgacaaaggctTTAAATCCAAAATCAAAtaagaaaccaaaacacataTCTTTTGTATAATAGTAGTAAACCACGTTTCTGTTGTGTCCAAATCTCTTGGATTCTGTGTAAGgcttttaataaataataaaaacatatttttatgtaaACTCCAGCCATCAATACATGGATACAGACCCACGTTTTTATACCACTCTTCATGACAGCCTAATACTGTGTCCACTCTGACCcctgaattgtttttgttttgcttggagCTTGAACTCCTCCACTGGGGAAGGAGTTTAGAAAGAACCATTTAAAGCTATTAGTTGTGTAAGATGGGATGGCATCCCTGTTGTAGAGGGAGCAGAGGTTAGACTAAGAATGTCTGCGCATTGATCTTAAAATTGTCATGCTTGGAGAGAAAAAAGGACTGAAAAGTAACAAGAAAAAGAACAGTGAGGAGGAGGTTTTGGATGTGGTGAGGGAGTTGGAGACACGTTATGCAGTTCAAAACAGGTCATCTGTTTGGATGTGATGTGGCAGAGTTCCAGAGAAAGAATACTGAATTGCTAAATATGTGAGCGAACAAGCGTGGAAAGAGGGTTGAAGAAGGAACCGTCAGTTTCTGTAGCTCTGGGTTTGATGCTGAAGGTTGTCCAACGGTGAGTGAGACTCACCAATGAGCTGGCAATCTGCTGATCAGCTTCTGTGGAAATCCCTGATGACCTTCATATCCTGGCATAATTGCTGGCGTAACATCAATCATCTCCTTGATACTTTTCCTCAAGTTTATTAAGAgcctaaatgtttttgttcagtgttgTCAATTATTAATTtgaattgatttgtttttccccaaACAACAGTGTCATTGTAAAAAACAGATATCATGTGTCTTGTATGAAAAATGTTGAGTATAAAACATGAAtcacattgttgttttgttagtatttaaaaaagaaaataattaaaCTACTTCCAAAAAGAAAGCTGAAATACAGTATATGAGATGAGTCCAGACCCAATATCCCTAGAGAAGCACGAATCACAACAAACAAGTGTTTGTGCTTTCCAGAATGGTAGCCTTATAGCTATTGATATGATAGCTGTCatcacaaacaataaaaataacaataacagttcAAGCAGAAGATTGCTATCTACTCTCCATATTTTAATAACATTCAATGCAGACATCTCATCATAAAGTAAAGACATAAAGTCATATTATGATCTAATCTAAAACGAAAACATTGAATTGCGTTTACCATCGCAATGCTTCATGCGTCACACTGTTACTCAGCAAGTGTAGTTTGATGAATCTGTCTGCGCGAGTGTGTCTGCAGCTTTACATCAGCAGTGCCGCTGCTGACACAGCATGAAACAGAGTGCTGCTTGAACACAAGGTCTGATAGTATCTTCAGAAAGTATGCGTACATGTAGGGTGTTGAAATTGCATTAACAAACTTGAATCCTTTccatcaaattcattttttttcagtttgaaaaattaatAACTTAATAGTATAGCATATAGTAGCATATAGCATATAATATCTCCTCTGATATTTGTCAGGATTATTGTATTTGTTTGCTGGTGTGACGGCTGTGTCAAGTTGTGTTAACTCGCTTTCCTGACTCACAATCGTCTTTGACCTTAATCCCCTAGTGATGGATATCAGCAGTATCCAGTGAGGGCAGTGTTTACTGTGCTAGACTCTCATCACTGGCGCTGATCATTTCTCTCCACAAGCTGTTGCAACACAGCGTGGTCAAGAGAACTGTGTGAATTCCTTTGAAGGCTGTGAACCCACTTGTGACTGCATTGGGAAGTCACAATGATTGACATTTTTACAGAACTTTAAATCAGTTAAACACAAGGATGCTTTATTTTAAGGCATACAACAATCACATCTTGTGTGTGGAACCAGATTTGGTATTCTGTTTTAATATCCATGTTGATATTTAAACAGACATATATGTGGAAATGAAGCGGCTTATTGGTTATAATTGTTTATTACAGTTTTGTAAATCAACTACAGATATTAAATCAGTGATCAATATACACTGTTTAGGGCCAATTTATCTGTGTTGGGCAATTCTTACAAAAGGGGAAACAGGATAAAACCTGAATGGAGAAATGCTTGCATAATaaccaaatgaataaaaagtgcattttaaaaagagcaACTGTTAAATGATAACATTTTCTGCTTGTTAAAAATCCCCAGTGCAAGTCAGCCTCAGTCAGTGTCACGAGCTCAACTGTCACAGTCTTTAAATTGCCTTTAAATTGGTTTAGATGCCATTTGCAAACTTTATATTTTAATTGTAACCGCTCAAAATGTGGTATGAATGGCTCGTGTTACTTGTGAAATGATCCCATGCTTTCAGTATTTTGGCATTTCTGCTTGGATCTAAGAGAACAATGACATCACAACTAGTTGACTAATAAATCCATCTGTGACTAATTTAATACTTAATCGTCACTATGTCAAATTATTGGTGTGCCACTACTCTTCACCGTTATTGATCCTGAACACTTTCGCTACCTCTGGAGTCAACAAGTTCCATGAAAGAATTAAAGGCTTGCCTTTGTCCCTATTCAGTCATCTTTATTGTCCAATTGCTTTGAAAGAAAAGGACCCTGTTCTTCCGCAAGGGAATAAAACACTTTGCTCTTAAGGTGACAATGCAAGATACCACTAAACCCCGAACATCTGTAAATCTAAACTGCGGGCAGAGAAGTTGTATTGCAACAAATCTTTGCGTAAGTAGTTGGATGATAATCataatacaatatataatatttattatagtTATGAATTCCAAATGGAAAAAAGATAAACTAATTCTGTTGTCAGTATAAAACTTCCGCAGTTTGGCACACAATATATCACTGTGGGTTACTGGGTGAAAATGTTTGTTGAGGTCAGCATGTTAGCAGATCAAAGTAGTTTGTTAACAAGAATTTGATGTTCAATCATTCTGATTCTTCTCTTTTACTTTTTCTAGATTGTTCTTGAACAAGAGGATTGTTTAGCCGACCATGTCACAGGACAAAAGAGGCTACCCTACTATGGGTGAGACAAACCCCATGCATAACAACATGTATGGGCCTCCCCCAGCAGGATTCGGGATGCCCGCTCCAAATTATAACCAAGGCCCTGGTGGAGTGTACCCACCACCCCATGCTGGTTTTGGTCCGGCACCGTACCCACAGATGCCCTATCCTCAGGCTCCCTATGCCCAAGGCCCATACCCTCAGGGGCCTTATGCACCTGGCCCCTATCAGCAAGGACTCAATGGTGAGTGGTGAAAACATGTAATGAATATGACAGCATTAGTGCCCTGAAAAGTTAAAACTATACTGAAGCAGTTCAAAAGATATCAAATGTTGCAGTGTGATGATGCAGAATCTTATGGTCAAAACTTGCCATTTATGTTGAAATTCTTCCTCCATTCTTCCTGTCTGTTTATCTACACTGCAGGTCAAAATAATACAAGTGGAACATTTCTGAAAGTAAAACTTCTGCTTTAAATTTGCATGGATTAACCTGGTCTCTGTGGagtttttctttctctattCAGCGTGCACTAGAGAGCCACTGAATTGCCAGCACTGTACatattttaatgtgtgcagtgtgTTTGTCACACtgggaataaaataaacaaagtagTTT
This window contains:
- the mapk15 gene encoding mitogen-activated protein kinase 15 isoform X4: MKTNMNKPYESTNVNEVEEHITLKYEIKKRLGKGAYGIVWKAVDRQTGDIVAVKKIFDAFRNRTDAQRTFREILLLQEFGDHPNIVKLLNVIRAHNDKDIYLIFEYMETDLHAVIKKGTLLKDIHKRYVMYQLLKAAKYLHSGNVIHRDQKPSNVLLDTNCSVKLCDFGLARSLNQIQEHGTNPALTEYVATRWYRAPEILLGSTRYTKGVDMWSLGCILGEMLLGKALFPGTSTINQIERIMGVIPHPSPEDVHAIQSEYGSSIIQRMMLKPQRSLECLIQPSAPSDALDLLKGLLVFNPDKRLTAEQALQHPYVAKFHNTAKEPALSYDVVLPLEDDAHLSAVQYRNKLYEMMLERRTNMGMLNVIQPISGFGTTKREQGKEKTESGNVNGISHLNGNQDEKIQDEEKLNMESNRDFARSHRLAEDNSQMSKVTYNPITHVPNDFVQKPPVVSLHHEPSRELERGLTRSPAEAATTHSKQRPKSHEAHPPLRFSKKVFQTNCNVAASGDPRAKLGSYSQAYGTIKKTALDNLLPSRPYQ
- the mapk15 gene encoding mitogen-activated protein kinase 15 isoform X1, which gives rise to MKTNMNKPYESTNVNEVEEHITLKYEIKKRLGKGAYGIVWKAVDRQTGDIVAVKKIFDAFRNRTDAQRTFREILLLQEFGDHPNIVKLLNVIRAHNDKDIYLIFEYMETDLHAVIKKGTLLKDIHKRYVMYQLLKAAKYLHSGNVIHRDQKPSNVLLDTNCSVKLCDFGLARSLNQIQEHGTNPALTEYVATRWYRAPEILLGSTRYTKGVDMWSLGCILGEMLLGKALFPGTSTINQIERIMGVIPHPSPEDVHAIQSEYGSSIIQRMMLKPQRSLECLIQPSAPSDALDLLKGLLVFNPDKRLTAEQALQHPYVAKFHNTAKEPALSYDVVLPLEDDAHLSAVQYRNKLYEMMLERRTNMGMLNVIQPISGFGTTKREQGKEKTESGNVNGISHLNGNQDEKIQDEEKLNMESNRDFARSHRLAEDNSQMSKVTYNPITHVPNDFVQKPPVVSLHHEPSRELERGLTRSPAEAATTHSSIDQILQHGRSVPTAHKCSFSLVLTHTQNNMLVRRKESSLSAGLNVKAINPKQRPKSHEAHPPLRFSKKVFQTNCNVAASGDPRAKLGSYSQAYGTIKKTALDNLLPSRPYQ
- the mapk15 gene encoding mitogen-activated protein kinase 15 isoform X6 — protein: MKTNMNKPYESTNVNEVEEHITLKYEIKKRLGKGAYGIVWKAVDRQTGDIVAVKKIFDAFRNRTDAQRTFREILLLQEFGDHPNIVKLLNVIRAHNDKDIYLIFEYMETDLHAVIKKGTLLKDIHKRYVMYQLLKAAKYLHSGNVIHRDQKPSNVLLDTNCSVKLCDFGLARSLNQIQEHGTNPALTEYVATRWYRAPEILLGSTRYTKGVDMWSLGCILGEMLLGKALFPGTSTINQIERIMGVIPHPSPEDVHAIQSEYGSSIIQRMMLKPQRSLECLIQPSAPSDALDLLKGLLVFNPDKRLTAEQALQHPYVAKFHNTAKEPALSYDVVLPLEDDAHLSAVQYRNKLYEMMLERRTNMGMLNVIQPISGFGTTKREQGKEKTESGNVNGISHLNGNQDEKIQDEEKLNMESNRDFARSHRLAEDNSQMSKVTYNPITHVPKAAAQKS
- the mapk15 gene encoding mitogen-activated protein kinase 15 isoform X3; translated protein: MKTNMNKPYESTNVNEVEEHITLKYEIKKRLGKGAYGIVWKAVDRQTGDIVAVKKIFDAFRNRTDAQRTFREILLLQEFGDHPNIVKLLNVIRAHNDKDIYLIFEYMETDLHAVIKKGTLLKDIHKRYVMYQLLKAAKYLHSGNVIHRDQKPSNVLLDTNCSVKLCDFGLARSLNQIQEHGTNPALTEYVATRWYRAPEILLGSTRYTKGVDMWSLGCILGEMLLGKALFPGTSTINQIERIMGVIPHPSPEDVHAIQSEYGSSIIQRMMLKPQRSLECLIQPSAPSDALDLLKGLLVFNPDKRLTAEQALQHPYVAKFHNTAKEPALSYDVVLPLEDDAHLSAVQYRNKLYEMMLERRTNMGMLNVIQPISGFGTTKREQGKEKTESGNVNGISHLNGNQDEKIQDEEKLNMESNRDFARSHRLAEDNSQMSKSIDQILQHGRSVPTAHKCSFSLVLTHTQNNMLVRRKESSLSAGLNVKAINPKQRPKSHEAHPPLRFSKKVFQTNCNVAASGDPRAKLGSYSQAYGTIKKTALDNLLPSRPYQ
- the mapk15 gene encoding mitogen-activated protein kinase 15 isoform X5 translates to METDLHAVIKKGTLLKDIHKRYVMYQLLKAAKYLHSGNVIHRDQKPSNVLLDTNCSVKLCDFGLARSLNQIQEHGTNPALTEYVATRWYRAPEILLGSTRYTKGVDMWSLGCILGEMLLGKALFPGTSTINQIERIMGVIPHPSPEDVHAIQSEYGSSIIQRMMLKPQRSLECLIQPSAPSDALDLLKGLLVFNPDKRLTAEQALQHPYVAKFHNTAKEPALSYDVVLPLEDDAHLSAVQYRNKLYEMMLERRTNMGMLNVIQPISGFGTTKREQGKEKTESGNVNGISHLNGNQDEKIQDEEKLNMESNRDFARSHRLAEDNSQMSKVTYNPITHVPNDFVQKPPVVSLHHEPSRELERGLTRSPAEAATTHSSIDQILQHGRSVPTAHKCSFSLVLTHTQNNMLVRRKESSLSAGLNVKAINPKQRPKSHEAHPPLRFSKKVFQTNCNVAASGDPRAKLGSYSQAYGTIKKTALDNLLPSRPYQ
- the mapk15 gene encoding mitogen-activated protein kinase 15 isoform X7, producing the protein MKTNMNKPYESTNVNEVEEHITLKYEIKKRLGKGAYGIVWKAVDRQTGDIVAVKKIFDAFRNRTDAQRTFREILLLQEFGDHPNIVKLLNVIRAHNDKDIYLIFEYMETDLHAVIKKGTLLKDIHKRYVMYQLLKAAKYLHSGNVIHRDQKPSNVLLDTNCSVKLCDFGLARSLNQIQEHGTNPALTEYVATRWYRAPEILLGSTRYTKGVDMWSLGCILGEMLLGKALFPGTSTINQIERIMGVIPHPSPEDVHAIQSEYGSSIIQRMMLKPQRSLECLIQPSAPSDALDLLKGLLVFNPDKRLTAEQALQHPYVAKFHNTAKEPALSYDVVLPLEDDAHLSAVQYRNKLYEMMLERRTNMGMLNVIQPISGFGTTKREQGKEKTESGNVNGISHLNGNQDEKIQDEEKLNMESNRDFARSHRLAEDNSQMSKMILFRSPQ
- the mapk15 gene encoding mitogen-activated protein kinase 15 isoform X2, translating into MKTNMNKPYESTNVNEVEEHITLKYEIKKRLGKGAYGIVWKAVDRQTGDIVAVKKIFDAFRNRTDAQRTFREILLLQEFGDHPNIVKLLNVIRAHNDKDIYLIFEYMETDLHAVIKKGTLLKDIHKRYVMYQLLKAAKYLHSGNVIHRDQKPSNVLLDTNCSVKLCDFGLARSLNQIQEHGTNPALTEYVATRWYRAPEILLGSTRYTKGVDMWSLGCILGEMLLGKALFPGTSTINQIERIMGVIPHPSPEDVHAIQSEYGSSIIQRMMLKPQRSLECLIQPSAPSDALDLLKGLLVFNPDKRLTAEQALQHPYVAKFHNTAKEPALSYDVVLPLEDDAHLSAVQYRNKLYEMMLERRTNMGMLNVIQPISGFGTTKREQGKEKTESGNVNGISHLNGNQDEKIQDEEKLNMESNRDFARSHRLAEDNSQMSKVTYNPITHVPNDFVQKPPVVSLHHEPSRELERGLTRSPAEAATTHSSIDQILQHGRSVPTAHKCSFSLKQRPKSHEAHPPLRFSKKVFQTNCNVAASGDPRAKLGSYSQAYGTIKKTALDNLLPSRPYQ